A portion of the Acidisoma sp. PAMC 29798 genome contains these proteins:
- a CDS encoding NAD(P)-dependent alcohol dehydrogenase: MLECVGYGATEASAPVSPFSFNRRDPGPNDVVIKIAFCGVCHSDLHTARNEWRNTTYPCVPGHEIVGHVTAVGADVTRFSVGDQAGVGCMVGSCRTCAACKQGLEQYCQVGLNGTYNGVEPVIGGPTFGGYSDQIVVDQHFVLYIPKGMDLAATAPLLCAGITTYSPLRHWKVGPGSKVGVVGLGGLGHMGVKIAHAMGAHVVLFTTTAGKSEDAKRLGADEVVLSKNAEEMGRHAESFDFILDTVAADHPIDAYMGLLKLDGTLTQVGAPENPLSIHAFSVIWRRRNFAGSLIGGIPETQEMLDFCAEHGLTADIEVIAMDQIETAYARMLKSDVKYRFVIDMATLPAAA, from the coding sequence ATGTTGGAATGTGTCGGCTATGGCGCGACCGAGGCGTCTGCGCCCGTTTCGCCGTTCTCGTTCAATCGCCGCGATCCTGGCCCGAACGATGTCGTAATCAAAATCGCCTTCTGTGGCGTCTGCCACTCCGACCTGCACACGGCCCGGAATGAATGGCGTAATACAACCTACCCGTGCGTCCCTGGCCACGAAATCGTCGGGCATGTCACTGCTGTTGGCGCTGACGTCACGCGCTTTAGCGTCGGCGATCAAGCCGGCGTCGGTTGCATGGTCGGGTCCTGCCGGACTTGCGCCGCCTGCAAGCAGGGCCTGGAGCAATATTGCCAGGTCGGCCTCAACGGCACCTATAACGGTGTCGAGCCGGTCATCGGCGGCCCGACCTTTGGTGGCTACTCGGACCAGATCGTCGTCGACCAGCACTTCGTGCTGTACATTCCCAAGGGCATGGATCTCGCCGCCACAGCCCCGCTGCTCTGCGCGGGCATCACCACCTACTCGCCGCTCCGTCACTGGAAGGTCGGGCCGGGTTCGAAGGTGGGCGTCGTCGGTCTCGGCGGTCTTGGCCATATGGGCGTGAAGATCGCGCATGCCATGGGTGCGCATGTCGTGCTGTTCACGACCACGGCCGGCAAAAGCGAAGACGCCAAGCGCCTCGGCGCGGATGAAGTGGTGCTGTCGAAAAACGCCGAAGAGATGGGTCGCCACGCCGAGAGCTTCGACTTCATCCTCGACACCGTCGCGGCCGATCACCCGATCGACGCTTATATGGGGCTGCTGAAGCTAGACGGCACACTGACCCAGGTTGGCGCGCCCGAGAATCCTCTGTCGATCCATGCCTTCAGTGTCATCTGGCGCCGCCGCAACTTCGCGGGCTCGCTCATCGGCGGCATCCCGGAGACCCAGGAAATGCTCGACTTCTGTGCCGAGCATGGCCTGACCGCCGATATCGAGGTGATTGCGATGGACCAGATCGAGACGGCTTACGCCCGCATGCTCAAGAGCGACGTGAAATATCGCTTCGTGATCGATATGGCGACCCTTCCCGCCGCCGCATAA
- a CDS encoding cellulose synthase operon protein YhjQ/BcsQ has protein sequence MPLIAFASPKGGVGKTTLAANIAHEFARQGRRVVVLDLDTQNALGMHFGADPYERAGFITSLKDATDPRNAWQSNLQQTPSGISLLAHGHTTFAQSFAINAELVANPDLLLAPLQDILADPEIVIIADTPPGPGVASSVISAIVNYMVVVLLADAASIVQLPKIEGKGMYRGAGGLPFPIDRIGFVINQIDMRSRLSRAAAEAAERHLGSRLLGRVYRDEHVPEALARQASVAGYAPSSKAAQDITAIAIKIAAAITPNAERGADTAPLTDVHPGGQTSVASAVTK, from the coding sequence ATGCCACTGATCGCATTCGCATCACCCAAGGGGGGCGTCGGTAAAACGACGCTCGCCGCCAATATCGCGCATGAGTTCGCCCGGCAGGGACGTCGGGTCGTCGTGCTCGACCTCGATACGCAGAACGCCCTCGGCATGCATTTCGGCGCCGACCCTTATGAGCGGGCGGGTTTCATCACATCGCTGAAAGACGCGACGGATCCGCGCAACGCGTGGCAAAGCAATTTGCAGCAGACCCCGTCTGGTATTTCGCTACTTGCCCATGGGCACACGACCTTCGCGCAGAGCTTCGCGATCAATGCTGAGCTGGTGGCCAATCCAGATCTTCTCCTGGCCCCGCTACAGGACATTTTGGCGGATCCGGAGATCGTCATTATCGCCGATACGCCGCCCGGTCCGGGCGTCGCCTCCTCCGTCATTTCGGCCATCGTCAATTACATGGTCGTCGTGCTGCTCGCCGATGCGGCCTCCATCGTCCAACTGCCCAAGATCGAGGGTAAGGGCATGTATCGCGGCGCCGGCGGCCTGCCCTTTCCGATCGATCGGATCGGCTTCGTGATCAATCAGATCGACATGCGTAGCAGGCTTTCCCGCGCCGCTGCCGAAGCGGCGGAACGCCACCTCGGGTCCCGGCTGCTGGGCCGTGTGTATCGTGACGAGCATGTGCCCGAAGCGCTGGCGCGCCAGGCATCCGTCGCGGGCTACGCGCCATCCAGCAAGGCCGCGCAGGACATCACCGCCATCGCCATCAAGATCGCCGCCGCTATCACGCCGAACGCGGAACGCGGCGCGGATACCGCTCCGCTCACGGATGTTCATCCCGGCGGCCAAACATCCGTTGCGAGCGCGGTGACGAAATGA
- the serA gene encoding phosphoglycerate dehydrogenase, with translation MPKVLIADKLSPAAIEIFRARGIETDVKTGLTPAELRAIIADYDGLAIRSATKVTKELLEAATNLKVVGRAGIGVDNVDVKAATARGVVVMNTPFGNAITTAEHAIAMMFALARQLPEASASTKAGKWEKNRFMGVELTAKTLGLIGCGNIGSIVADRALGLKMKVLAYDPFLTEKRALDLGIEKADLPELFARADFITLHTPLVDGTRNIINREAIAAMKTGVRIVNCARGGLIDEAALLEGLTSGKVAGAALDVFEVEPATSNPLFALDNVVCTPHLGAATAEAQENVALQVAEQMSDYLLTGAVANALNVPAISAEDAPRVRPYMDLCRLLGEFAGQLTQARDGVVTHVTIEYEGAVAQLNHKPLTAAALAGLMAPMIVGANMVNAPVLARERGIEVTETVHDRQSEYQTLVRITVSTGAVTRDVAGTLFAGSRPRLVEIKGITVEADFGKHMLYVTNQDKPGFIGRFGATLAGAGINIATFHLGRSSAGGDAICLVSVDEPVSEDVLAMVRTLPLVMQATSLSF, from the coding sequence ATGCCCAAAGTTCTGATCGCCGACAAGCTATCCCCGGCTGCCATCGAGATCTTCCGCGCACGCGGCATCGAGACCGATGTCAAAACCGGCCTCACGCCTGCCGAGCTGCGCGCCATCATCGCCGACTATGACGGCCTCGCCATCCGCTCCGCGACGAAAGTCACCAAGGAACTGCTGGAGGCCGCGACCAACCTGAAGGTCGTCGGCCGCGCCGGCATCGGCGTGGACAATGTGGATGTGAAGGCCGCCACGGCGCGTGGCGTGGTCGTCATGAACACGCCCTTTGGCAATGCCATCACCACGGCGGAACATGCCATTGCGATGATGTTCGCCCTTGCCCGCCAGTTGCCGGAAGCGAGCGCTTCGACCAAGGCGGGGAAGTGGGAGAAGAACCGCTTCATGGGTGTGGAGCTGACCGCCAAGACTCTGGGCCTGATCGGCTGTGGCAATATCGGCTCGATCGTCGCTGACCGCGCGCTGGGCCTGAAGATGAAGGTGCTCGCCTACGACCCCTTCCTGACCGAAAAGCGCGCCCTGGATCTGGGGATCGAAAAGGCCGACCTGCCGGAGCTGTTCGCCCGCGCCGATTTCATCACGCTGCATACGCCGCTGGTGGACGGCACACGCAACATCATCAATCGCGAGGCGATCGCAGCCATGAAAACGGGCGTGCGGATCGTGAACTGCGCGCGCGGCGGTTTGATTGATGAGGCGGCGCTGTTGGAGGGACTGACCTCCGGCAAGGTAGCCGGCGCCGCGCTCGACGTGTTCGAGGTCGAACCCGCGACCAGCAACCCGCTGTTCGCACTCGACAATGTGGTCTGCACGCCGCATCTGGGCGCGGCCACGGCGGAAGCGCAGGAGAATGTGGCCCTGCAGGTGGCCGAGCAGATGAGCGACTATCTGCTGACCGGCGCGGTCGCCAACGCCCTCAACGTGCCGGCCATTTCGGCCGAGGATGCGCCCCGCGTGCGTCCTTATATGGATCTCTGTCGGCTGTTGGGTGAATTCGCGGGCCAGCTGACCCAGGCGCGGGACGGCGTCGTGACCCATGTCACGATCGAGTACGAAGGCGCGGTGGCGCAGCTCAACCACAAGCCTTTGACGGCGGCCGCGCTTGCCGGCCTGATGGCGCCCATGATCGTGGGCGCCAATATGGTCAATGCGCCGGTGCTCGCGCGCGAGCGCGGGATCGAAGTGACCGAGACGGTGCATGACCGCCAGAGCGAGTATCAGACCCTGGTCCGCATCACGGTCAGTACGGGTGCGGTCACGCGCGACGTGGCGGGCACCCTGTTTGCAGGGTCACGGCCTCGGCTGGTCGAAATCAAGGGCATCACGGTCGAGGCCGATTTCGGCAAGCACATGCTGTATGTGACGAACCAGGACAAGCCCGGTTTCATCGGCCGCTTTGGGGCGACCCTGGCCGGCGCGGGCATCAATATCGCGACCTTCCATCTTGGCCGTAGCAGCGCCGGCGGCGATGCGATCTGCTTGGTCTCAGTCGATGAGCCGGTGTCGGAGGATGTGCTCGCCATGGTCCGCACCCTGCCTTTGGTGATGCAGGCGACCTCCCTGTCCTTCTAA
- a CDS encoding glycosyl hydrolase family 8: MPRDLDTHDPSRRDFLGYCLGAAVAVGAATFSGSAQAAFAANDMDWRSFKDRFMAPDGRIIDTGNNGISHSEGQSYGMLFAVTFGDRQSFDLIHGWTVRNLTRKTDALHVWRYLPDSKNHSPDQNNATDGDLVIAFALSRAARIWQEPQYAAAAIAIASDIRRSLIVNAGSKIVLLPALTGFTHKTSVTVNLSYYNFVAFRELSVIDPSPLWQLLELDGLSLIQAARFGKWQLPPDWLSVGISSGTASIAAGWPPLSSFDAIRVPLNLTWAAALPADTLASFTGYWTSAAAYQPAWANLKTDQVSPYAAPSGLVAIKAVTLAGSPQMGLPALPSVNDAKDYYSAALTLLARIAWTDSHGTG; the protein is encoded by the coding sequence GTGCCGCGAGATCTGGATACCCATGATCCGTCGCGCCGCGACTTCCTTGGCTACTGCCTAGGCGCTGCCGTCGCTGTGGGCGCAGCCACATTCAGCGGTTCGGCCCAGGCGGCTTTCGCCGCCAACGATATGGATTGGCGGTCCTTCAAGGACCGCTTCATGGCGCCGGACGGTCGGATCATCGATACCGGCAATAACGGCATTTCCCATTCCGAGGGGCAGAGCTACGGCATGCTGTTCGCCGTTACCTTCGGTGACCGGCAGTCCTTCGACCTGATCCACGGTTGGACGGTGCGCAACCTCACCCGCAAGACCGATGCTCTGCACGTGTGGCGCTACCTGCCTGACAGCAAGAACCACTCGCCCGACCAGAACAACGCCACCGACGGCGATCTCGTTATCGCGTTTGCGCTCAGCCGCGCCGCGCGGATTTGGCAGGAACCGCAATATGCAGCGGCGGCCATTGCGATCGCCAGCGACATCCGTCGCTCCCTGATCGTCAACGCCGGCAGTAAAATCGTGTTGCTGCCCGCGCTCACCGGCTTCACGCACAAGACGTCGGTGACCGTCAATCTGTCCTATTACAATTTCGTTGCATTTCGCGAACTGAGCGTCATCGACCCGTCGCCGCTGTGGCAGCTGCTGGAACTCGACGGATTGTCGCTCATCCAGGCCGCCCGCTTTGGCAAGTGGCAACTTCCGCCTGATTGGCTCTCGGTCGGCATCAGCAGTGGAACCGCCAGCATCGCCGCAGGTTGGCCGCCGCTGAGTTCCTTCGACGCGATTCGCGTTCCCCTGAACCTGACCTGGGCCGCAGCCTTGCCGGCAGATACGCTGGCATCCTTTACCGGATATTGGACGAGTGCGGCCGCGTATCAGCCGGCCTGGGCGAACCTGAAGACGGATCAAGTGTCGCCTTACGCTGCACCGAGCGGTCTGGTGGCAATTAAAGCCGTTACCCTGGCAGGGTCGCCCCAAATGGGTCTACCTGCTCTCCCTTCCGTGAACGACGCTAAGGACTATTATTCCGCTGCCCTCACCCTCCTCGCACGCATCGCATGGACCGACAGTCATGGCACTGGCTGA
- a CDS encoding sigma-70 family RNA polymerase sigma factor, which translates to MSLSVGARSTAPGANAVAFHYATARPAQIVTDDREQRLAALMAAAQRGDATAYQALLRDCVAVIAASARRQGVQPDRVEDVVQEVLLTIHRARATYDPARPFLPWLRAIAQRRAIDSLRRNGRQSSREVHDPIAYEGHAEDGPVPGDALDLASRSEALRASIATLPPGQRQAVERMGLRGESLEEAAAITGRSKGALKVNLHRAIRALRGKLGVEEDEDTKDG; encoded by the coding sequence ATGAGCCTGAGTGTGGGCGCACGGTCTACCGCCCCCGGCGCCAACGCGGTAGCCTTCCACTATGCCACGGCTCGCCCTGCCCAGATTGTGACGGACGATCGCGAACAGCGACTAGCGGCGCTGATGGCGGCTGCGCAGCGTGGCGACGCCACCGCCTACCAGGCGCTGCTGCGAGACTGTGTGGCAGTGATCGCGGCGTCAGCGCGCCGACAAGGCGTGCAACCCGATCGGGTGGAGGATGTGGTGCAGGAAGTTCTGCTCACCATCCATCGGGCCCGCGCGACCTATGACCCGGCACGGCCGTTCCTGCCCTGGCTGCGGGCCATCGCGCAGCGCAGGGCGATCGACAGCCTGAGGCGTAACGGTCGCCAGTCGAGCCGGGAGGTGCATGACCCGATTGCCTATGAAGGCCATGCGGAAGACGGGCCAGTGCCGGGCGATGCTTTGGATCTCGCCAGCCGGTCCGAGGCGTTGCGTGCCTCGATCGCGACGCTGCCACCTGGCCAACGTCAGGCTGTGGAGCGGATGGGATTGCGGGGCGAAAGTCTGGAGGAAGCGGCGGCCATCACGGGCCGCAGCAAAGGCGCATTGAAGGTGAACCTGCATAGGGCGATCCGCGCGTTGCGGGGGAAACTGGGTGTTGAAGAGGACGAGGATACCAAAGACGGATGA
- a CDS encoding phosphoserine transaminase, translating to MALVTRPDLRPDNPNFSSGPCAKRPGFTLDALSGAMLGRSHRAKEPKARLAEVITRSASILGMPAGWKLGIVPASDTGAIEMAMWSLLGARPVDVLVHESFSEGWATDVVKQLKLDGARVLGAEYGALPDISAIDSSHDLVLAWNGTTSGVKFPDADWIAADREGLVICDATSAAFAMALPWDKLDVVTWSWQKVLGGEAAHGMLALSPRAVERLLTYKAPRPLPKIFRLTSGGKLIEGIFQGETINTPSMLCVEDALDGLRWAESLGGLPGLIARSEANLAVIADWVAHSDWAGFLARDAAARSSTSICLTITAPWFTALDDAGQTKAAKRLAALLEAESVAYDVASYRDAPPGLRIWGGATVESADIAALLPWLDWAHAQVEAEFMPLQVAE from the coding sequence ATGGCACTCGTCACACGCCCGGATCTGCGTCCGGATAATCCCAACTTCTCATCCGGCCCTTGCGCCAAGCGCCCCGGCTTTACGCTGGATGCCCTGTCGGGCGCCATGCTCGGCCGCAGCCATCGCGCCAAAGAGCCGAAGGCCCGCCTTGCCGAAGTCATCACCCGCTCCGCGTCTATCCTCGGCATGCCCGCTGGTTGGAAGCTCGGCATTGTGCCGGCCTCCGATACCGGTGCGATCGAAATGGCCATGTGGTCGCTGCTCGGCGCCCGCCCGGTGGATGTGCTGGTCCATGAAAGCTTCTCCGAAGGCTGGGCGACCGATGTCGTCAAGCAACTCAAGCTCGACGGCGCGCGCGTCCTTGGTGCCGAATACGGTGCCCTGCCGGATATCTCAGCGATCGACTCGTCCCACGATCTCGTCCTCGCGTGGAACGGTACCACCTCGGGCGTGAAATTCCCCGATGCCGACTGGATCGCCGCTGACCGTGAGGGTCTGGTGATCTGCGACGCGACCTCGGCCGCCTTCGCCATGGCCCTGCCATGGGACAAGCTCGATGTCGTCACCTGGTCCTGGCAGAAGGTGCTGGGCGGCGAGGCCGCGCATGGCATGCTGGCCTTGTCGCCTCGCGCCGTGGAGCGGCTGCTGACCTACAAGGCACCGCGCCCGCTGCCGAAGATCTTCCGCCTCACCAGCGGCGGCAAGCTGATCGAGGGCATCTTCCAGGGCGAGACGATCAACACGCCCTCCATGCTGTGTGTGGAAGATGCGTTGGACGGGCTGCGCTGGGCTGAGAGCCTCGGCGGATTGCCCGGCCTGATCGCCCGCAGTGAGGCCAATCTCGCCGTCATCGCCGATTGGGTCGCGCATAGCGATTGGGCCGGCTTCTTGGCACGGGATGCGGCCGCCCGCTCCTCGACCTCGATCTGCCTGACCATCACGGCGCCCTGGTTCACGGCGCTGGACGATGCTGGCCAGACCAAGGCCGCCAAGCGGCTCGCGGCGCTGCTGGAAGCCGAAAGCGTCGCCTATGACGTCGCGTCCTACCGCGATGCACCGCCGGGTCTGCGCATTTGGGGCGGCGCGACCGTCGAAAGCGCCGATATCGCGGCGCTGCTGCCCTGGCTCGACTGGGCGCATGCCCAAGTCGAAGCCGAGTTCATGCCCCTTCAGGTTGCGGAGTAA